The following proteins come from a genomic window of Tenebrio molitor chromosome 9, icTenMoli1.1, whole genome shotgun sequence:
- the Pat1 gene encoding amyloid protein-binding protein 2, protein MKSPPSLYDICVKAAVKDCVTVCKFCKKEFRSLPDNVLFDFYYTMFLEKRSCLLAVEFSELEVFIRMLTIKHKRVKLLKSFQGLINHGTNVPDELIQDFTKYVQKNPLKAISLGIQTGSFFNEGGWYDYSIKILTITEELCKKQAQTVDILKKCLECYHKRIYAETIYCEFKAAENTFNSAQKVIKQLNKLDALPNLAGLYANFSTLYFHRSEYDESFAWSKKALVLLNDKLPSRIVIEVLRQASRACVVKRRFNQAGLLIRQAVNLASEVFEIDGHPHFSDTLLDYGFYLLNFDSIQESVKVYERSLQIRMEVFEKNNIHLALAHEDMAYALYVNEYSSGRFYAARENADRSIRLMERILPSHHLMLASAKRVKALILEEIALDMSEGNNSQLQEKFLAEAEDLHQTALELSRKAFGEKNVQTAKHYGNLGRLYQSMRQYEQAEKMHLKAIAIKEELLGSADYEVGLSIGHLASLYNYHMKRHHDAEKLYMRSMEINLNLFGETYSGFEYDYRGLINVYSKLCDQSNVILYTLKMRDWSLLRAQTKPPVHVEEILPLKEIIEKFLSMC, encoded by the exons ATGAAAAGTCCGCCGTCGCTGTACGACATTTGCGTCAAAGCGGCTGTCAAAGATTGCGTTACAGtgtgtaaattttgtaaaaaagaaTTCAGGTCCTTGCCTGACAATGTCCTCTTCGATTTCTACTACACC ATGTTCCTCGAGAAACGGTCGTGCCTTCTTGCTGTCGAATTCAGCGAACTGGAAGTTTTCATTCGAATGTTGACCATAAAACATAAACGCGTGAAGCTGTTGAAGAGTTTTCAAGGTTTGATCAATCACGGAACGAACGTTCCCGACGAGTTGATCCAGGACTTTACTAAGTATGTGCAAAAAAATCCGCTCAAAGCGATCAGCTTGGGCATACAGACTGGGAGTTTTTTCAATGAAGGGGGCTGGTACGACTACAGCatcaaaattttgacaataactGAGGAGTTGTGCAAGAAACAAGCGCAGACGGTCGACATCCTCAAGAAATGTCTCGAATGCTACCACAA GCGAATTTACGCCGAAACGATTTACTGCGAGTTTAAGGCGGCCGAAAACACGTTCAATTCCGCGCAAAAGGTCATCAAACAATTGAACAAACTGGATGCATTACCTAACTTAGCCGGACTCTATGCCAATTTTTCAACTCTCTATTTTCATCGCAGCGAATACGATGAG TCGTTTGCGTGGTCCAAAAAAGCACTAGTCTTACTCAACGATAAACTGCCATCTAG AATTGTTATCGAAGTGTTGAGACAAGCCTCCCGGGCCTGCGTCGTCAAGCGCCGTTTCAATCAAGCGGGGCTCTTGATTCGACAAGCGGTCAATTTAGCGTCGGAAGTCTTCGAGATCGACGGACACCCCCACTTTTCCGACACACTCCTGGATTACGGATTTTATCTTTTGAATTTCGATTCGATCCAGGAAAGCGTCAAGGTTTACGAAAGGTCTCTCCAGATTCGAATggaagtttttgaaaaaaataatatccaTCTTGCGTTAGCTCACGAGGATATGGCTTACGCGTTGTACGTCAACGAATACAGCTCTGGAAGGTTCTACGCCGCGAG gGAGAACGCGGATCGGTCCATTCGCCTGATGGAGCGAATACTGCCCAGCCACCACCTGATGTTGGCGTCGGCGAAGCGGGTCAAGGCACTGATCCTCGAAGAAATCGCGCTGGACATGAGCGAAGGCAACAACTCCCAGCTGCAAGAGAAATTCCTGGCCGAGGCCGAAGATCTGCACCAGACGGCGTTGGAACTGTCGCGCAAAGCCTTCGGCGAGAAGAACGTCCAAACGGCAAAACACTACGGCAACTTGGGGCGCCTCTACCAGAGCATGCGCCAGTACGAACAAGCCGAGAAGATGCACTTGAAGGCGATCGCGATCAAAGAGGAACTGTTGGGCAGCGCCGACTACGAGGTGGGGCTCAGCATCGGCCATCTGGCCTCGTTGTACAACTACCACATGAAGCGGCATCACGACGCCGAAAAACTCTACATGAGATCGATGGAGATCAATTTGAACTTGTTCGGCGAGACTTATTCGGGTTTCGAGTACGACTACCGGGGCCTGATCAATGTGTATTCGAAATTGTGCGATCAGTCCAATGTCATCTTGTACACGTTGAAAATGCGCGATTGGAGTCTTCTGAGGGCGCAGACCAAACCGCCGGTCCACGTCGAGGAGATTTTACCGCTCAAAGAGattatcgaaaaatttttgagCATGTGCTGA
- the Lamtor4 gene encoding ragulator complex protein LAMTOR4 homolog, translated as MDRVPGQTGYLLLNEEGAVLSSSGDLENDEKSAVIIMGLINLTSQVDRAAFPEEGFKKLSITYDKHCYIVCLSNRKVHVVKKTLISDNSNVPS; from the coding sequence ATGGATCGAGTCCCGGGCCAAACAGGTTATTTACTTTTGAACGAAGAAGGGGCCGTATTGTCCTCGTCGGGTGATTTGGAAAACGACGAAAAGTCAGCCGTGATTATTATGGGACTGATAAATCTAACGTCGCAAGTGGATAGAGCCGCATTTCCCGAAGAAGGCTTCAAGAAATTGTCCATCACTTACGACAAACACTGTTACATTGTTTGCTTGTCCAACCGTAAGGTGCACGTGGTGAAGAAGACGTTGATCAgcgacaattcgaatgtcccATCGTGA
- the LOC138138382 gene encoding ribokinase-like isoform X1 — translation MTSKNIVVVGSCMIDFVSYAPRLPQPGETIHGTKFMTNFGGKGANQCVAAAKLGGRTILVARVGDDLWGDQYIANLKTEKVETKYIQKTADATSGIAQITVSDTGDNQIVVVAGANEYLNVEDLDEARHDISGAGVLVLQLETSPEVAIKALQLCRGISILNAAPALDEYDRRLLTLPTIFCVNETEASVFTGLPVTSLAEAKLAAQDLIKKGCNSVVLTLGDKGALYLEKSSPESVYHTSPSVNCIDSTGAGDAFVGAFAFFLANYKNLSIEKMIESACYIAADSVTRPGTQKSFSGREILEKCLKAVFLTR, via the exons ATGACGTCTAAAAATATTGTCGTGGTGGGTTCTTGCATGATCGATTTTGTAAG CTATGCCCCTCGCTTGCCACAACCGGGAGAAACCATACACGGCACCAAATTCATGACGAATTTTGGTGGAAAAGGAGCCAATCAGTGCGTGGCGGCGGCAAAACTCGGTGGCAGAACGATCCTAGTTGCGAGA GTGGGTGATGACTTGTGGGGTGATCAGTACATTGCCAATCTGAAAACCGAAAAAGTAGAAACAAAGTATATTCAAAAAACGGCCGACGCGACAAGCGGAATAGCGCAAATCACCGTTTCTGACACTGGTGACAACCAGATTGTCGTGGTGGCGGGGGCTAACGAATATCTAAACGTCGAGGACTTGGACGAGGCCAGACATGACATCAGTGGCGCTGGTGTATTGGTGTTGCAACTTGAAACTTCTCCTGAAGTCGCCATCAAAGCTCTACAATTGTGCAGAGGA aTATCCATTTTAAACGCGGCCCCCGCTTTGGACGAATATGACCGGCGACTGCTCACTCTGCCGACAATTTTTTGCGTCAACGAAACCGAAGCCAGCGTATTCACGGGCCTACCGGTTACTAGTTTGgc GGAGGCCAAACTGGCCGCGCAAGACCTCATAAAAAAAGGATGCAACAGTGTCGTTCTAACTTTGGGAGACAAGGGGGCACTGTACTTGGAAAAATCATCTCCTGAATCTGTATACCATACAAGTCCCTCCGTTAACTGCATTGATTCAACTGGGGCGGGCGACGCTTTTGTTGGAGCGTTCGCTTTTTTTTTAGCCAATTACAAGAATCTTTCAATAGAGAAGATGATCGAAAGTGCGTGTTATATTGCCGCGGACAGCGTTACAAGACCGGGGACGCAAAAAAGCTTTTCCGGACGAGAGATTTTGGAGAAGTGCTTGAAAGCCGTGTTCTtaactcgttaa
- the LOC138138382 gene encoding ribokinase-like isoform X2, which translates to MTNFGGKGANQCVAAAKLGGRTILVARVGDDLWGDQYIANLKTEKVETKYIQKTADATSGIAQITVSDTGDNQIVVVAGANEYLNVEDLDEARHDISGAGVLVLQLETSPEVAIKALQLCRGISILNAAPALDEYDRRLLTLPTIFCVNETEASVFTGLPVTSLAEAKLAAQDLIKKGCNSVVLTLGDKGALYLEKSSPESVYHTSPSVNCIDSTGAGDAFVGAFAFFLANYKNLSIEKMIESACYIAADSVTRPGTQKSFSGREILEKCLKAVFLTR; encoded by the exons ATGACGAATTTTGGTGGAAAAGGAGCCAATCAGTGCGTGGCGGCGGCAAAACTCGGTGGCAGAACGATCCTAGTTGCGAGA GTGGGTGATGACTTGTGGGGTGATCAGTACATTGCCAATCTGAAAACCGAAAAAGTAGAAACAAAGTATATTCAAAAAACGGCCGACGCGACAAGCGGAATAGCGCAAATCACCGTTTCTGACACTGGTGACAACCAGATTGTCGTGGTGGCGGGGGCTAACGAATATCTAAACGTCGAGGACTTGGACGAGGCCAGACATGACATCAGTGGCGCTGGTGTATTGGTGTTGCAACTTGAAACTTCTCCTGAAGTCGCCATCAAAGCTCTACAATTGTGCAGAGGA aTATCCATTTTAAACGCGGCCCCCGCTTTGGACGAATATGACCGGCGACTGCTCACTCTGCCGACAATTTTTTGCGTCAACGAAACCGAAGCCAGCGTATTCACGGGCCTACCGGTTACTAGTTTGgc GGAGGCCAAACTGGCCGCGCAAGACCTCATAAAAAAAGGATGCAACAGTGTCGTTCTAACTTTGGGAGACAAGGGGGCACTGTACTTGGAAAAATCATCTCCTGAATCTGTATACCATACAAGTCCCTCCGTTAACTGCATTGATTCAACTGGGGCGGGCGACGCTTTTGTTGGAGCGTTCGCTTTTTTTTTAGCCAATTACAAGAATCTTTCAATAGAGAAGATGATCGAAAGTGCGTGTTATATTGCCGCGGACAGCGTTACAAGACCGGGGACGCAAAAAAGCTTTTCCGGACGAGAGATTTTGGAGAAGTGCTTGAAAGCCGTGTTCTtaactcgttaa
- the LOC138138383 gene encoding uncharacterized protein has product MAKFFGTIIIAVLIFCIQRTDTSGICINDNPCLCELSEYSSLDITYATHNKKNNNTFVEDTDPSGITFYFYGCSDGHFDPAAHHINSTTKLTGSLIRSNETFAEVLGSSSDIHFEAVKDVKDTYQLIYSHGEKVIANVYLMCENLDQPYIKVLSNKDEPVVLAFNTPSACIQTHRHGLSGGSVLLIIFFIAFGVYFVGGIAILYFMRGARGLEAIPNIDFWRGLPGLVKDGLIFLFSGCNASSITTPETYDRI; this is encoded by the exons ATGGCTAAATTTTTTGgaacaataataatcgcgGTTTTGATATTTTGCATACAGCGTACGGACACCAGTGGTATTTGTATTAACGACAATCCGTGCCTTTGCGAGCTGAGCGAGTACAGCAGTCTTGACATTACGTACGCGACgcataacaaaaaaaataataacacgtTTGTGGAAGATACCGACCCGAGCGGCatcactttttatttttatggttGCAGCGATGGGCACTTTGACCCCGCCGCCCATCACATCAACAGCACAACCAAACTCACCGGTTCA TTGATACGTTCAAATGAAACTTTTGCTGAGGTATTGGGAAGCAGCAGTGACATACATTTTGAGGCGGTCAAAGACGTAAAAGACACTTACCAACTAATCTACAGTCATGgggaaaa GGTGATCGCTAATGTTTACTTAATGTGCGAAAATTTGGACCAACCGTACATCAAAGTTTTATCCAATAAGGATGAACCAGTT GTTCTTGCTTTTAACACCCCTTCTGCCTGCATCCAGACCCACCGTCATGGCCTGAGCGGCGGTTCTGTccttttgataatttttttcatcgcGTTTGGGGTCTATTTCGTCGGGGGAATagcgattttgtatttcatgaGAGGCGCGAGGGGCCTGGAAGCAATCCCGAATATAGATTTCTGGAGAGGATTGCCTGGATTAGTCAAA GATGGCTTGATCTTTCTGTTCAGTGGTTGTAATGCAAGCTCCATTACGACTCCAGAAACTTACGATAGAATTTAA
- the LOC138138385 gene encoding type-1 angiotensin II receptor-associated protein, whose protein sequence is MPALPPIRNLNLKVIFLTHFIFIALSSMGFWSTSAFLFYNFFLILFLVWSIYQPQSEEPVQLAIVVNGVSIFLDILLLVMCYPSSAILAREKFSAAMCILHLIIRPFSTVVLIKNLEERTGTNGALSGFFGASPQQSSYEDIDRNVPQTSQGGAYDFANAQQI, encoded by the exons ATGCCTGCCTTACCGCCCATTAGAAATCTTAATTTGAAA GtgatatttctaacacattttatttttatcgccCTCAGTTCCATGGGATTTTGGAGCACGTCGgcctttttattttataacttcTTTCTAATACTTTTCCTAGTGTGGAGTATATATCAGCCCCAGAGTGAGGAACCAGTTCaactg GCCATTGTGGTAAATGGGGTTTCCATATTCTTAGATATCCTGTTGTTGGTCATGTGCTATCCATCTTCAG caATTTTGGCAAGAGAAAAATTTTCTGCTGCCATGtgcattttacatttaatCATACGGCCATTCAGTACTgtagttttaataaaaaatcttgaagaaaGGACAGGTACCAATG GAGCTTTGTCGGGATTTTTTGGGGCTAGTCCTCAGCAGTCTAGTTATGAAGATATTGACAGAAACGTCCCACAAACTTCACAAGGGGGAGCATATGATTTTGCTAATGCCCAACAGATATAA